The Puntigrus tetrazona isolate hp1 chromosome 3, ASM1883169v1, whole genome shotgun sequence nucleotide sequence CCCATAAGTACTATGTATTTACCAGAGctggttttaaaatgcatttcattacagATTTTCCtcctattattttctttaaaatactattattaataatatagcaatttttattgtattattgttatttagaaaaattattaattattaaaaagtattttctttcgATTTTTGATTAGCATTGAGACAAATAGCCTATTAAGACATAATGCAAagatataatattaaacatcaGACTTTACGAGAACCATTAACTAAACAATTATGCAAGACAACATGTTTGTGTGAGTCTTGCCAAgccatatttcacaataatataCTTCATAGGAAGATTGCTTtctctcagaaaaaaacaaaagtattgaaaacataaaaaaacacactgcacttaaaataaaaaagaacaataattcAGTTAGAGTAATTGTACTTTTAAGTGTGTTTACCTAAAAATCTTGGGTAATCTGTTTAAACGGAAGGTTTTAGAGTTGTCACAATATACGTATACAgaatttgctttattaaaataatatttgacttGAATGTACATAAATTAGATACACATAAAAGTATACGTCACAGATATTTCTCACCTTTTTTGAACTGAagagaatgaggaggaaaaataataaagacaaaataaaacctgaaacTAATTAGACTTGTTCATGAGAAGTGTGTGAAAAACCTTCCTAGTTCACTTATCAGTTCACAAGCTTTCAAGATGTATAATGTGCTGACTGTTTGACGGTGTCTGACTAAATATAGATATAACTAAAAGGTTTCAGGTGTATTTAAAGTCTTTCCTCTTGAACTTGAAATAATTGATCTTGCCAAAAGTAATCAAACTCTGCTGGATTCTTCTCCTCGTGAAACAGATGATAGTGTTTTTCTCACTGCTCACCTGCTGACTGAAATTAGAGATTCCCCAGCCTCATCTTACTCTGGACTTTCAAGCAGCACTGTACAGTATCTGTACAGTTTGAGGAAGTAAAATTGTGGCTGCATTCATTTTAGCTGTGAGTTTTACTTTTGTTGCGACTCACTTCCTGATGAGGAAGTGAGTCAATACTGATGAGGAGAGAGCAGTCCTTAACCTTGTTTTCAATGAAAATAaggtttgtatatattttttttttttttttttttttttttaaaacatgaaatgaagTACCATTAATCATCTGTAATATTGATGTGTAACCATTAGATGGCTGTATAGTCTATATAATCTTGTATAcctgtcacggtgtggttcaGAGAAAGAGTGCTAGAGGAGCATATaacaaacagttttaatcttacaCCAAGAAGCAAATTATAACactacagacaggcaggcaggcaaacAGACTAGAACCACACGTATTAAGgacgacgatcggacaaactgaacggGAAAAaatggacttaaatacacaaagtaaattattaaattaataaggcacacctgaagacaatgatacaattaagaGAAACGAAAAGTAGGGCatacagagcacatgggacaagaaaacaacCAAAAAGAGTCCAGTGACAATACCCTATACCCTTATGATACATGACAATACCCTAGTTGCTGgaaattttcaattataattattagcaTGCATTAGGTTTTTCATTTGGATATATATTTAGGCATTATTAAAGActattgtttataaaaattacaataaaacaatttttgtattattattacagtcaaATCTGGACACATTGTTTATTGTCAGATACAGTGAATTTAGGACTGTACATTATGTGCAGAGGATATATGAACTAATCGAAGCAAATATGCTAGAACTGAAGACTGTAGCTGTATACAGATAACCAGGtttcctgtctgtcagtcactacgagTATGTCAAGACGACAgtctggggtcttgcttggagcccttattAACTTGACAACGCCagtgaaatttggcaagtggttcaTGGGGAGTTGACGAAGTCGTGGATGGCTCCGTTTTCACCCAAAAGCCACTCATCTTCCTTCTCCATCTTCACACCCTTGATGGTGGGGTGGCGAGGGGTTATGTGGTTATTCTCCAGGTGGAGAGAGGTTCTGGTGCATTTGTGCCAGCAAAACGCCGCCACCTGGCGGAATCATCCCAGACCCCATCCAAAGCCTGTAGGACTACGGCAGCTATCGCTGCTAAGGCCTACAGTGCTGCGAGCCAAGCCGCCTCTGTCCTGCATGCCATGGAATGcatccttagctcatccaatacgacgcaaaaacttgatataacagaaactatgcactctctttttctagcactttagatacagttgctcctttgcacttaaaaagataaaagaaaacaatctgactccatggtataatgacaacacacgcaccctaaagagagcagcccggaaaatggagcgcaggtggagaaaaactaaattagaagtatttcagaCTGCCTAGAGGAGATGGtgatccagactagatggtggatcagcacacagagattatgttcatcagagaccagaacacctagatgcgcctgtcgacagatcaccagatcctgatgcacacacacacacacacacacacacactaagtcatttacactacctgacacagctgtgtttaaaattgaactggaagttaagtgctgggcgtccggtcagaggagaactgaccccaactgagtctggtttctcccaaggttttttctccattctgtatgcatggggttttgtttctagccgctgtcgcctctggcttgcttggttggggacacttaacttctagtgactattgttgaattgactacagagaccgtctctgcatttaataagaaatcactctcttcattatacatccctgtcattgtactcttctacattatactgtacagtgctttgatgcaacctgtgttgttaaaagcgctatataaataaaaatgattaattgattgatggAAATCCTGCAGGTTCACCAGGCCAAGGCATTGAAAGAGCTGCACGAGGTGGCTCCGACCTAAGGTCGACGCAGGAGCTGCCCACGGCAACCGACTTTGCTCTACAAGCGGCGAGGTCACGTCGCTCCTCGGAAAGGAAATGTCCACTTTGGTGGCCCAAGAGCGCCATTTATGGCTCAACCTGGCCGAGATGCACGATGCTAACAAGATTTGCTTCTTGGATGCTCCCATCTCCTAGGCTGGGCTATTCGGTGACACTGTTGAGGACTTCACTAAGCAGTTCTGGGCAGTACAACAGCAGGCCGAGGCGATTCAGCACATCCTCCACCGATGTGATCCTCCAGCTGCCACCGCTTTTAAGTGAACATGGCGCCACTCCTTCCCCAGGAAGGCTGGGCAGAAAACCCTGTTTCATTTTCCTGCTGTTCCGCCACAGACCCAAGTGTCCAAATGTCTCCGAAAAGAGCAATCTCGTCATCCTTCGGGTCAGTGGTGTGACAGAGTGCAGAGATCTTTTCTTTACTTTCCTCCACAGCACTCCACTATACCAGTGGACAACAGATGATGGTAAGGGGGCGCTACGCTTCTCCATATATCTCGAGCCAAAATGGCAAGTCACCCAGATGGTCTGGGGAGTTCCAGCCCGAGTGAACTATCCCCTCCAACTGTTCCCCAATGCACACCCCATTCTGGCTAGGCTATGTGATCCAATTAGCCTCGCGACCTCCTGGATTCAGTGGCATTCTAGAAACTTCTGTCTTACGAGAGGAGATTGATGTCCTCCTGGCAAAGGTTGCAATCGAGCCAGTCCCTCCAGCCGAGGCAGACTTGTAGTGAACACTATTATTCAGGCTAGAGCTCCTGTACAAGATGAGCATATGCCCTGAAGTGGAGTCTGTTTGTGaactggtgttcttctcaggtctgccccagaaactcatccaattgtctataaagcctatgctgttctgcgggcaccacttagacatccagccattgagacccagcagtcggctgtaaatctcatcaccccggtaagcaggggaggaccagagcatattacattgtccgacatcgtgcttgcaaattcacacactctttaatattatttttagtgatctcgaCTGGCGacgtcgaacatcattagcgccgacgtgaataacaatcttacggaatttacgtttagcattagccagcacttttaaatttgacaagatgtcagacgctctggctcccgtaagcattggactatggtggctggtgtctctattttcacgcgTTCGcatacaatagaatcgccaattactagagcactttgatcaggtttctcagtgggtcaATGATTgaggagaacctgtttgatgttctgatcggaacggaagagcgtgttttgacccgcgactagcccgccctcacggtcacccagatacctgctgcaggggctctgaagctggaaccgaacaatgtacatgattcactgtactagtcgcatccaaagcagtatctacagccctcgcattcttactgtcctcaattaaagtttgatacgtgtctctaattctaaaaccttctctttcagcctagctatttccctgcatttatcacacgtgaatccctgatcgctaacagagaaggataaactatacatgtgacagacggtgcaagtgacgatgcaggagaagccatttactcaccgtgaAGGATTCATTtcccactcttgttttgatgagcttgtgaaaatggagcgaacGAGTGCGAGGatcaaatgaacaggagcgacCAACAAAAGCCAAAACGCGTgtgggagcgaaagtgaattGGCTAACAAGTACTAACTCACCAatgagttttagattaaagcaaacgaactaacagcagtctaattagttagattaatttaatagtatcaacggtatgtagacagttaaattatatttgatcgcttAGAAGAGAGGAGATAAATTGAAGAGCTGGCTACTGCGGAGCTACagacaaaccaacctctcagcagacaggagcaatcgagcagaTTAATGAGTAGTCTAGCATTTGCCCAGATTGATGACAGATTAGTTCAGTTCTTTCAAGAACACTGAATTTTTAATAACTGTCAAAATGGATTTATGCCAAAACAGAGAACTCCAATCACGTTCCTTGATTAacccctgcacacacacacatagagcaAAGCGGACGGAACAATGATGGCAAGGATCATAGCATATTTAATCAGAATTAAAAAGGGTTACATACATGATAAAAATTATGCGACAAAATAAGTCCTTTATCCTCATTTAGGTTGATTTGATACATTCAATCAAGTAGTAAAAGACAGTCTTTGTCATTCTATGAATGCGAGGAACAAAAAGTGAAAGGGTCCAGAAGGAATCTCAGTCTGGTTCTTGTCTGCTGCATGTAAGAGGTCAATCTGAGGAAGTCTTCAGATTCACATGTGTTATTGGCCTCAAATTTGACACAATCTCCTTCCTGAGTTGGATTATTAGTATGTGTTCTTTTGTTGAAAGCTGTGAAAGAGTGGGTTAGATTTACTTCAGACTGGCACTGGGATCTGATGTATAATCATCATGTTGTCTCTGTGGAATTCAGCTCTTTGTGTTTgaacaatgttttgtttgaatCTTAAATCTGATCTGTTCAaagtttaaaggggtcatcggatGAAATATTCACTTTTACATGATGTTCGAACCCTCACCACCCTATGatgataaaaatccacccagtgttgttttttttagaatccTCATAAGTCAGGGgtctcaaactcagttcctggcgggccggagccctgcagagtttagatgcaaccctaattaaacacacctgatccagctaatcaagtacttcagacatgcatagtatatgtgttttagcagggttgaatctaaactctgcagggctccagccctccaggaattgagtctGACAACCCTGTCATAAGTCATAAACGCTTTCACAGATCAAGCTGCTCACAAATTCTTGGCTGTGTGTCCGATTGCTGACACTGGTACGAACTGCGGAACATATAAAACTAGCACATTTTGGCAAAGTCTAATTGCAATCAAAGTTTCCAAATCACTGCAGGGATGTGCATTTTTTGCAATTCAGTCATCAATAGGTTTCAAAAACGATTAACTAATTAGTCGATGGGGTGGGGCATGTGCGGAGGGCGGGGCATGGCTGTAATGGAGATATTTAAGActtatgaaaattaatataattttatcacATTAAAACATGTCTATGAACAGATGTTTACACATTAGATTatgatgttattaaaaaaaaataaaaaaataacctcaAGTGAAGCGGACTTCTTGCCAATATGCTGAAACCTGTTCTATGTCACATCCTATGATATTAAACCGATAACTTAGGTTTAATATGGGCAtctgatgacccctttaacatgCGATTCAAAAGGTATCgtttccacactgagagcaggcGAAAGGTTTTTATGAAGTGTGAGTTAGCAAATGAATTGTAAGTTGCCTTTTCCgtgtaaaactctttccacactgagagcaacAAAAAGACTTTATTCCAGCATGACTTAACATGTGCCTCTCGAGGCTTTCTTTCTGTGTAAAACATTTCCCACACTGAGCGCAGCCAAAAGACTTTATTCCAGCATGAATTAACATGTGGGTATTGAGGTTTGCCTTCTgtgtaaaactctttccacactgagagcagctaaaaggctttaatccagcatgaattaacatgtgaTCACTGAGGCTTCCTTTCTGTGTaaaactctttccgcactgagagcagctgaaaggctttTCCGAAGAGTGAGTTACCAAATGAATCTTAAGTTGTCCTTTCTgtgtgaaactctttccacattcAGAGCAGCTGAAAGCTTTTATTCCAGCATGAATTAACATGTGCTTATTGAGGCTTCCTTTCTGTGtaaaactcttcccacactgagagcaggTGAAAGACTTTATTTCAGCATGAACTAACATGTGATTCTTAAGGTTTTCTTTGCGTTTGAAAGTGtttccgcactgagagcagctgaaaggcctTTTGACGTCTGTTTTCTGAATGCTCCATCTCACTAGTGTTTCTCCAGTGTCTTCATGATCCTGATGTTTCTCCTCCACATCATTCAGATCTTGTCCCTCTTCTTTCACTTTCATCAGgcctaaaaagaaataattataaaagatgaaaaacgtaaatataaaatatttgcatacagATGAAAACAATGTAAACAACATCCATGAAAATGTCTAACAAGTAAAAAATGTCTTCCAAGGCTTCAAGGCATCGCTAGAGATCCTCTTTTTGAGATCAGGGTAGTAAAGTTTTTATTGCACAGTACCTACCCGCTGGCCTCCATTACACTAACCCCTCTAAATCCCTCTTACATTGCTCACGGCACCAATGTAAGTCCACCCGGGTCCACTCCGGCACTACTCATTCTTGTTCTTAGTGGGTCTCAAACCCAGGTCACAGCACCTACCCACTGGCCtccattttatatgcatttttatgaaaattcaACAAAATGGACTCAATTATTCTGCTTATATACTACAGCTGTCAAACCTAAAGACATTGATGAATTATAAATTTCAAGATATCAGTCTGTTTTTGTAGACCTAGAAACACGGCTTAAAGTGTTGATAGCAGTTCAAAGAAGTTAATAAAGATATTACAGAGAAAGAGATTTATCTAAGGGAGGCTCAGTACAAGGACTGATATCTAGTCATCTAGTCaagggacacttaatttctagcaattatcgcCAATTTGATTTCAGAGACCGTCTCTGAATTTATTGATcaattgttcaatctcatcattatacattacacaGTCTTATTTTGACAATCAACCTGGTTctaatctgcatttttttaaatcacatcagaaaagcatttattttcaataacaatgaaggaaataatcaaaaagttgaaaataaaatattgtttaggTTTAAGATAGGTGTAGgcagggctttattgtcccaaaaAGGCTGAAACCATGGCATCTATTTactaatttgaattaaaataacatttacactcagttgcattctgttttataatgtacttcaatACTGATGTGGAGAAAATTGCAACTTG carries:
- the LOC122330426 gene encoding gastrula zinc finger protein XlCGF8.2DB-like isoform X1; its protein translation is MMFVKEEIEENTREPGTWRIHHKEPETLRIIQEEQGLMKVKEEGQDLNDVEEKHQDHEDTGETLVRWSIQKTDVKRPFSCSQCGNTFKRKENLKNHMLVHAEIKSFTCSQCGKSFTQKGSLNKHMLIHAGIKAFSCSECGKSFTQKGQLKIHLVTHSSEKPFSCSQCGKSFTQKGSLSDHMLIHAGLKPFSCSQCGKSFTQKANLNTHMLIHAGIKSFGCAQCGKCFTQKESLERHMLSHAGIKSFCCSQCGKSFTRKRQLTIHLLTHTS
- the LOC122330426 gene encoding gastrula zinc finger protein XlCGF8.2DB-like isoform X2, coding for MKVKEEGQDLNDVEEKHQDHEDTGETLVRWSIQKTDVKRPFSCSQCGNTFKRKENLKNHMLVHAEIKSFTCSQCGKSFTQKGSLNKHMLIHAGIKAFSCSECGKSFTQKGQLKIHLVTHSSEKPFSCSQCGKSFTQKGSLSDHMLIHAGLKPFSCSQCGKSFTQKANLNTHMLIHAGIKSFGCAQCGKCFTQKESLERHMLSHAGIKSFCCSQCGKSFTRKRQLTIHLLTHTS